One segment of Ficedula albicollis isolate OC2 chromosome 2, FicAlb1.5, whole genome shotgun sequence DNA contains the following:
- the IRF4 gene encoding interferon regulatory factor 4: MNLELGECGMNSVSCGNGKLRQWLIDQIDSGKYPGLVWENDEKSIFRIPWKHAGKQDYNREEDAALFKAWALFKGKFREGIDKPDPPTWKTRLRCALNKSNDFEELVERSQLDISDPYKVYRIVPEGAKKGAKQISMEEQPLMMNHPFPIASPYTSLPSQVPNYMVPHERNWREFAPEQPHPDIPYQCASVPFASRGHHWQGPGPACENGCQVTGTFYACAPPESQAPGIPIEPSIRSGEALALSDCRLHICLYYREILVKEVTTSSPEGCRISHGQSYEVSSLDQVIFPYPEDNGQRKNIEKLLSHLERGVILWMAPDGLYAKRLCQSRIYWDGPLALCSDRPNKLERDQTCKLFDTQQFLAELQAFAHHGRPLPRYQVALCFGEEFPDPQRQRKLITAHVEPMFARQLYYFAQQNSGHLLRGYDLPELVTSPEDYHRSIRHSSIQE, from the exons ATGAACTTGGAGCTGGGCGAGTGCGGGATGAACTCGGTGAGCTGTGGCAATGGGAAACTCCGCCAGTGGCTGATCGACCAGATAGACAGCGGCAAGTACCCCGGGCTGGTGTGGGAGAACGACGAGAAGAGCATCTTCCGCATCCCCTGGAAGCACGCCGGCAAGCAGGACTACAACCGGGAGGAGGACGCCGCCCTCTTCAAG GCTTGGgctctttttaaaggaaagttCAGAGAGGGCATTGATAAACCAGATCCCCCTACCTGGAAGACAAGATTAAGGTGTGCTTTGAACAAGAGCAATGACTTTGAAGAACTGGTGGAGAGAAGCCAGCTGGACATCTCAGATCCCTATAAAGTGTACAGAATAGTGCCAGAAGGAGCCAAAAAAG GTGCAAAACAGATCAGCATGGAGGAACAGCCATTAATGATGAACCATCCCTTTCCAATAGCATCTCCTTACACTTCACTACCATCCCAG GTACCCAACTACATGGTGCCCCACGAGCGGAACTGGAGGGAGTTTGCCCCGGAGCAGCCGCATCCCGACATTCCGTACCAGTGCGCCAGCGTCCCCTTCGCCTCCCGCGGCCATCACTGGCAGgggccc gggCCCGCCTGTGAAAATG GCTGTCAGGTGACAGGAACCTTCTATGCTTGTGCTCCTCCTGAGTCCCAGGCTCCTGGCATCCCGATTGAGCCAAGCATAAGGTCTGGTGAAGCCCTCGCTCTGTCAG ACTGCCGACTCCACATCTGCCTATATTACCGTGAAATACTGGTGAAGGAGGTGACAACTTCCAGTCCTGAAGGCTGCAGGATATCCCATGGCCAAAGCTACGAGGTCAGCAGCCTGGACCAGGTTATCTTCCCTTATCCAGAGGATAATGGCCAGAGGAAGAACATAGAAAAGCTACTGAGCCACCTGGAACGAGGAGTAATTCTGTGGATGGCCCCTGATGGCCTCTATGCCAAGAGACTTTGCCAAAGCAGGATCTACTGGGATGGGCCCCTGGCGCTCTGCAGTGACCGACCCAACAAGCTGGAGCGGGACCAGACGTGCAAGCTCTTTGATACTCAGCAGTTTCTGGCAG agctgcaagCCTTTGCTCACCACGGACGTCCGCTGCCGAGGTACCAGGTCGCTCTGTGCTTTGGGGAGGAATTTCCAGATCCACAGAGGCAGAGGAAACTAATAACAGCCCAT GTTGAACCAATGTTTGCCAGGCAGCTGTATTACTTTGCTCAACAAAACAGTGGACATCTGCTGAGAGGCTATGATTTACCAGAACTTGTGACTAGCCCAGAGGATTATCACAGATCTATTCGCCATTCCTCCATTCAAGAGTAA